One genomic window of Sporocytophaga myxococcoides DSM 11118 includes the following:
- a CDS encoding Ig-like domain-containing protein, protein MKKILLAFVLTGTAYLSMAQAPEDPEKFKVKFKSGDYIPEKQVNLSPMKRKSSTRSRYVLIQFNSLPSKADHERIKNAGIELLEYIPNNAFWAYIPSMLQESTLLTLNIRAIEAIKAEHKIDPVLNNKVPVHAEKIVGNADLMITYFKSDLSLSVKADLIKSGAKILSEYPFQNLLEIRIGKSQIPVIAQIEGISSIAPITPEPQPDNFTETNTIRANVLRSGVISSRNLKGEGITVAVGDIFTGSIHADMQNRVELIGTQTGSHGDHTSGTIAGAGNINPLYTGVAPKTNLILTNMEDDVYNASTYYTNDNVKITSNSYGYYEHGEYNYDSRTVDIQLSSTGYSDLLHVFSAGNFGPSFKTARGGFQAAKNSLVVGNIDGKYNLNATSSIGPVADGRIKPEVVAVGTSVYSLSKENQYASMSGTSMSTPAVSGASALLYERYKQLNANSNPSSSLIKALLCNSADDLGNPGPDYKFGFGVINLKRAIEDLEGTKYFQATVNAGDSTTHTLTVPSGSSKLKVLLYWQDLPASVSSSVSLVNNLNLRVKNGSNVFLPWILNSTTGQEDNIATRGIDNYNNIEQVTIDNPSGTFNFTVNGNLLASGTQSYVVVYEIIQPALTVTYPYSGESFTPGEAVTLRWDESAPGPFNLDYSINGGSTWTNIAGNIPGGQRYYDWTIPNVTSAGFKVRISNGTITGTSEGSSYIIGVPKNLIVNTPSPNQKQISWQAVTGATSYDVYRLKPTDNEIQLIANTTTINYTFQNTTSENEWYSVRAKNTDGAIGRRAPAMKSSKYRIPENPANAVAGVSYKYYEGVWTSIPDFSTLTPVKTGTFSYLDHYQIRNRDDNYGIRYNGYINIPADGIYTVHIQGRTTGKLSIGNDITIQNSYSIDGDNSSSANIALKAGKHAFTADMFDHDDLNEFFIFLIAGPGLPLRSITPEDLYTVSGSAPIVSITSPLNNSTSSTSSVTINVAASDSDGSISKVEFYEGSDKIGEDLNSPFSFAFTNLNSGTYQLRAKAYDNTGLTSISTPVTITVNTSNTPPTVSITSPLTGAHFTAPASINIFTSVTDQEGPISKVEFYQGSVKLGEDAFYPGFDWSWTNVPAGTYKLTAKAFDSGGLTKVSDTITVIVDPASNAAPVVSLTAPANNATFTAPASITITANASDSDGSISKVEFYQGTTKLGEVLTAPYSYSWSNVAAGTYSITAKAFDNANASTTSSAVSITVNAAPTADLIGPDCSTSGQTFVLEVNPSLRAGAITYNWWSNTSVQSITPVSGQPYKATVLLTSSFTGGQLCAGINYNGEPYYRQLCKTISVCSSPRMGTHESSSATVISPNPSDFSFSIKADKVISSMSLFNNLGQEVYSHNNIGEIDVKDFGKDLFHGVYILFVNYADGSKETIKLVKTK, encoded by the coding sequence ATGAAAAAAATTCTACTGGCCTTTGTGCTAACAGGAACGGCCTATCTCTCTATGGCCCAAGCACCAGAAGATCCTGAAAAATTCAAAGTAAAGTTTAAATCAGGAGATTATATTCCTGAAAAACAAGTTAATCTCTCTCCTATGAAAAGAAAGAGCTCAACGAGAAGCCGTTATGTATTAATTCAATTCAATAGTTTGCCATCAAAGGCTGATCATGAAAGAATAAAAAATGCCGGCATAGAGTTATTGGAGTACATTCCCAACAATGCATTTTGGGCATATATCCCTTCAATGCTGCAAGAAAGTACACTCTTAACTCTGAATATAAGAGCTATCGAAGCAATAAAAGCTGAACATAAAATTGATCCCGTGTTAAATAACAAAGTCCCGGTTCATGCAGAAAAAATTGTTGGTAATGCAGACCTTATGATCACATATTTTAAGTCAGACTTATCGCTGTCTGTTAAAGCTGATCTTATAAAATCAGGGGCCAAAATTCTTTCTGAGTATCCTTTCCAAAACTTATTAGAAATTAGGATCGGAAAAAGCCAGATTCCTGTAATTGCACAGATTGAAGGTATTTCTTCCATTGCTCCAATTACCCCGGAACCCCAGCCGGACAACTTTACCGAAACAAATACCATACGCGCAAATGTATTAAGGTCTGGAGTTATATCATCCAGGAATCTGAAAGGTGAAGGTATCACTGTAGCAGTTGGAGATATTTTTACAGGAAGTATTCATGCCGATATGCAAAACAGAGTTGAACTAATAGGGACGCAAACAGGATCTCATGGAGATCATACTTCGGGCACTATTGCCGGCGCTGGAAATATTAATCCTTTATACACCGGTGTTGCGCCAAAGACAAATCTCATCCTTACAAACATGGAAGATGATGTATATAATGCTTCCACATACTACACTAATGACAATGTAAAAATCACAAGCAATTCATACGGCTATTATGAACACGGCGAATACAACTATGACAGTCGTACTGTTGATATTCAGCTCAGCAGCACAGGCTATTCAGATTTATTGCATGTTTTTTCCGCGGGTAATTTTGGCCCTTCTTTCAAAACAGCCAGAGGAGGATTCCAGGCTGCGAAAAACTCACTTGTTGTAGGAAATATAGATGGAAAATATAACCTCAATGCTACATCAAGTATAGGTCCAGTAGCAGACGGAAGAATAAAACCGGAAGTCGTAGCTGTTGGTACCAGTGTATATTCACTTTCCAAAGAAAATCAATATGCTTCAATGTCTGGCACGAGTATGTCTACTCCTGCAGTTTCAGGAGCCTCTGCCCTTTTATATGAACGTTATAAACAACTGAATGCTAATTCCAATCCGTCCTCATCTCTCATAAAAGCCTTACTTTGCAATTCTGCTGATGACCTTGGCAATCCAGGCCCGGATTATAAATTTGGATTTGGGGTCATCAATCTTAAAAGAGCAATTGAAGACCTTGAAGGCACTAAATACTTTCAGGCAACAGTGAATGCAGGTGATAGCACAACACATACATTAACCGTTCCTTCAGGTTCCTCAAAATTAAAAGTTTTATTATACTGGCAAGACCTGCCGGCATCTGTTAGCTCTTCTGTATCTCTGGTGAATAATCTTAATCTTAGAGTTAAAAACGGATCAAATGTTTTCCTGCCATGGATACTTAATTCCACAACAGGACAAGAAGATAACATTGCAACAAGGGGAATCGACAACTATAACAATATTGAGCAAGTAACAATTGATAACCCATCGGGGACATTTAATTTTACAGTAAACGGGAATTTGCTGGCTTCGGGAACACAAAGTTATGTGGTCGTTTATGAAATCATTCAGCCTGCATTAACTGTCACTTATCCATACTCGGGAGAATCATTTACCCCAGGAGAAGCTGTAACTTTAAGATGGGATGAATCAGCACCAGGCCCTTTTAATTTAGATTATTCCATCAATGGTGGTTCTACCTGGACCAATATTGCAGGCAATATACCCGGAGGACAAAGGTACTATGATTGGACCATTCCTAATGTAACATCAGCAGGATTTAAAGTACGTATTTCAAACGGAACAATCACCGGTACCAGCGAAGGCTCTTCTTATATTATTGGTGTTCCGAAAAACCTGATTGTCAACACTCCTTCACCAAACCAGAAACAAATTTCTTGGCAAGCTGTAACAGGTGCAACGTCATATGATGTATATCGGTTAAAACCTACAGACAATGAAATTCAGCTAATCGCAAATACTACAACAATCAATTATACTTTTCAGAATACAACTTCTGAAAATGAATGGTACAGCGTAAGAGCTAAAAATACTGACGGAGCTATAGGAAGGAGAGCGCCTGCAATGAAATCCTCCAAATACAGGATACCTGAGAATCCAGCAAATGCTGTTGCTGGGGTAAGTTATAAATATTATGAAGGAGTATGGACGAGTATCCCTGATTTCAGCACTCTTACACCTGTTAAAACAGGTACCTTTTCTTATCTTGATCACTATCAGATCAGGAACAGAGATGATAATTATGGCATCAGGTATAATGGTTACATTAATATTCCAGCAGATGGGATTTATACAGTCCACATTCAGGGAAGAACAACCGGAAAACTGTCAATAGGAAATGATATTACAATTCAGAATTCCTATAGTATTGATGGTGATAATTCAAGTAGTGCAAACATAGCTTTAAAAGCAGGAAAACATGCATTTACAGCAGACATGTTTGATCATGATGATTTAAATGAGTTCTTCATATTTCTGATAGCAGGTCCTGGCCTCCCACTCAGATCCATTACTCCTGAAGATTTGTATACTGTTTCAGGATCTGCACCAATAGTAAGTATCACTTCTCCGCTGAACAATAGCACCTCAAGTACTTCCTCTGTAACAATTAACGTTGCTGCAAGTGACAGTGATGGTTCGATTTCAAAGGTGGAATTTTATGAAGGTTCAGATAAAATCGGAGAAGATTTAAACTCTCCATTCAGCTTTGCTTTCACAAATCTCAACTCCGGCACCTATCAACTCAGAGCAAAAGCTTATGACAACACAGGCTTAACCTCTATCTCAACTCCTGTAACAATTACTGTAAACACCTCTAATACCCCACCGACAGTCAGTATAACATCTCCTTTAACAGGAGCTCATTTTACTGCACCAGCCTCAATTAATATTTTTACCAGTGTCACTGATCAGGAGGGACCTATATCAAAAGTTGAATTCTATCAAGGATCAGTTAAATTAGGAGAAGATGCATTCTACCCGGGATTTGACTGGAGCTGGACTAATGTTCCTGCAGGAACATATAAACTAACTGCAAAAGCTTTTGATAGTGGAGGATTAACAAAAGTTTCAGATACTATAACGGTTATTGTTGATCCGGCGTCTAACGCTGCACCTGTTGTAAGCTTAACTGCTCCTGCTAATAATGCAACATTTACAGCGCCTGCAAGCATAACAATAACTGCGAATGCTAGTGATTCAGATGGCAGTATTTCAAAAGTGGAATTCTACCAAGGCACGACTAAATTAGGTGAAGTTCTTACTGCTCCATATAGCTATTCCTGGTCGAATGTTGCTGCGGGAACTTACTCTATTACGGCAAAAGCATTTGATAATGCAAACGCAAGCACTACGTCATCAGCTGTCTCTATAACAGTTAATGCCGCACCTACAGCAGATCTTATTGGTCCCGATTGTTCAACATCCGGACAAACATTTGTGCTTGAAGTAAACCCTTCCTTACGTGCAGGAGCTATTACTTATAACTGGTGGTCCAATACTTCGGTGCAAAGCATTACTCCGGTATCCGGTCAGCCATATAAGGCGACAGTTTTATTGACATCATCCTTTACTGGAGGGCAGCTTTGTGCTGGTATAAATTACAACGGAGAACCATATTATCGACAGTTATGCAAAACCATCAGTGTTTGTTCTTCTCCAAGGATGGGAACGCATGAGTCTTCTTCTGCGACAGTAATTTCGCCCAATCCATCTGACTTTAGTTTTTCAATTAAAGCTGATAAAGTAATATCTTCTATGTCTCTATTTAACAATCTTGGACAAGAAGTTTATTCTCATAATAATATAGGTGAAATTGATGTGAAAGATTTTGGGAAAGACTTATTTCATGGTGTTTATATTCTATTTGTGAATTATGCGGATGGAAGTAAGGAAACAATTAAGCTGGTGAAAACAAAATAG
- a CDS encoding SRPBCC domain-containing protein, producing the protein MVTLTLLKFSVRINASQDKVWDALWSDASYRQWTSAFSPGSYAESDWKEGSKIKFLTEEGDGMFSVIEVKKPNTQMTFRHLGIVLKGKEEIKTKESEDWEGAKESYFLSENNGITELNVEVDVTNQYQDYFNKTFPKALEIVKNIAEK; encoded by the coding sequence ATGGTTACGTTGACATTACTAAAATTTTCGGTGCGGATTAACGCATCGCAAGATAAAGTGTGGGATGCACTTTGGTCTGATGCTTCATACCGTCAATGGACTAGCGCTTTTAGTCCTGGTTCTTATGCGGAAAGCGACTGGAAAGAAGGGAGTAAGATAAAATTTCTGACTGAAGAAGGAGATGGTATGTTTAGTGTTATAGAAGTAAAGAAACCTAACACTCAAATGACCTTCAGGCATCTGGGTATTGTTTTAAAGGGCAAGGAAGAGATTAAAACTAAAGAAAGTGAGGATTGGGAAGGTGCAAAGGAAAGTTATTTTCTTTCTGAGAATAATGGTATAACTGAACTTAATGTGGAAGTTGATGTAACCAATCAGTATCAGGATTATTTCAATAAGACTTTTCCAAAAGCATTGGAAATTGTGAAAAACATTGCGGAGAAATAA
- a CDS encoding VOC family protein, with amino-acid sequence MSQINPYLTFNGNCLEAFNFYKSVFGGEFTAVQKYKDMPPSEEFKIDAKFGDRIMHVSLPINKDNVLMGCDSNPEYGQVIFGSNITLSFSADSKSAADKVFNSLSDGGKVVMPLADTFWGSYFGMCEDKFGTNWMVSFDKSK; translated from the coding sequence ATGTCACAAATCAACCCTTATTTAACTTTCAACGGTAATTGCCTGGAAGCATTTAACTTTTATAAATCCGTATTTGGCGGAGAGTTTACCGCTGTTCAAAAATATAAAGATATGCCTCCTTCTGAGGAATTTAAAATTGATGCAAAGTTTGGGGACCGAATTATGCATGTATCTCTGCCGATTAATAAAGACAATGTACTTATGGGCTGCGATTCAAATCCTGAATATGGACAGGTGATATTTGGAAGTAATATTACCTTGAGCTTCAGTGCGGATTCAAAATCTGCTGCTGATAAAGTTTTTAATTCGCTATCTGATGGAGGAAAGGTAGTAATGCCTTTAGCAGATACATTTTGGGGATCTTATTTTGGTATGTGCGAGGACAAATTCGGAACTAATTGGATGGTAAGTTTCGATAAAAGTAAATAA
- the lpdA gene encoding dihydrolipoyl dehydrogenase, whose amino-acid sequence MTYDVVVIGSGPGGYVAAIRCAQLGMKTALVEKYTSLGGTCLNVGCIPSKALLDSSEHYHNAAHAFKSHGIELKDLKANIKQMIQRKGDVVSKTVDGINFLMKKNKIDVFTGLGSFLDKNTIQIAGADGNKTITTKKTIIATGSKPSSLPSIAIDKQRIITSTEALNLTEIPKHMIVIGGGVIGLELGSVYARLGTKITVIEYLDSIIPTMDKALGRELQKVLKGLGFEFYFNHKVTGATVKGKEVSVKADDKLGNSVEFKGDYCLVSVGRRPYTEGLGLEKAGVKLDERGRIAVNDHLETSVPGIYAIGDVVRGAMLAHKAEEEGVFVAEYMAGQKPHINYNLIPGVVYTWPEVAAVGFTEEQLKEQGRAYKTGSFPFKALGRARASMDLDGFVKVLADKGTDEILGVHIIGPRAADMIAEAVVAMEFRASAEDVSRMSHAHPTYTEAFKEACLAATENRALHM is encoded by the coding sequence ATGACATATGATGTTGTAGTTATTGGTTCGGGTCCTGGCGGTTATGTTGCTGCCATCAGATGTGCCCAGTTAGGAATGAAAACAGCTCTGGTTGAGAAATATACTTCGTTAGGAGGTACTTGTCTTAACGTGGGTTGTATACCATCAAAAGCATTACTTGATTCTTCGGAGCATTATCATAATGCTGCTCATGCTTTTAAGTCACATGGTATTGAGTTAAAAGATCTGAAGGCTAATATTAAGCAGATGATTCAGAGAAAAGGAGATGTCGTTAGCAAGACGGTAGATGGGATCAACTTTTTGATGAAGAAAAATAAAATTGATGTATTCACCGGACTTGGTTCTTTCCTGGATAAAAATACAATTCAGATAGCAGGTGCTGATGGAAATAAAACCATTACAACCAAGAAGACAATCATTGCCACAGGTTCAAAACCGTCTTCATTGCCTTCAATAGCTATCGATAAGCAAAGAATTATCACTTCTACTGAGGCGCTTAACCTTACTGAAATTCCTAAACATATGATTGTGATAGGAGGAGGTGTAATCGGTCTTGAGCTTGGTTCTGTATATGCCAGACTTGGTACAAAGATTACGGTTATAGAATACCTCGATTCAATTATTCCGACAATGGATAAAGCTCTTGGAAGAGAGTTGCAAAAGGTATTGAAGGGACTAGGCTTTGAATTTTACTTCAATCATAAAGTTACAGGCGCAACTGTAAAAGGAAAAGAAGTATCTGTAAAGGCAGATGATAAGCTTGGAAATTCAGTTGAATTCAAAGGGGATTATTGCCTTGTATCTGTGGGAAGAAGACCTTATACAGAAGGTTTGGGCCTTGAGAAAGCTGGGGTAAAGCTGGATGAAAGAGGAAGAATCGCTGTAAATGATCACTTGGAAACTTCTGTTCCTGGAATTTATGCAATAGGTGACGTAGTTCGTGGGGCAATGCTTGCTCATAAGGCTGAAGAAGAAGGAGTATTCGTAGCTGAGTACATGGCTGGCCAAAAACCACACATCAATTACAATCTCATTCCAGGAGTGGTTTATACCTGGCCTGAAGTTGCAGCTGTTGGTTTTACTGAAGAGCAATTAAAGGAACAAGGAAGAGCATATAAAACAGGATCATTTCCATTCAAAGCTTTAGGAAGAGCGAGAGCAAGTATGGATCTGGACGGGTTTGTAAAAGTGCTTGCAGATAAAGGAACTGATGAGATTCTTGGAGTTCATATTATAGGTCCGAGAGCTGCTGATATGATAGCAGAGGCTGTGGTGGCGATGGAGTTCAGAGCGTCTGCAGAAGATGTATCAAGAATGTCACATGCGCACCCTACTTATACGGAAGCATTTAAAGAGGCATGTCTTGCAGCAACAGAGAACAGAGCGTTGCATATGTAA